Proteins encoded in a region of the Podarcis muralis chromosome 2, rPodMur119.hap1.1, whole genome shotgun sequence genome:
- the LOC114591991 gene encoding E3 ubiquitin-protein ligase TRIM39-like — MASANPVQSLLHELTCPLCLKEFMEPVMLIGCGHNFCHACITKHWKGSIKNVCCPRCKKGFLKAKLQQNGPLKNMVEASRQITWGSLKESATSESTCPSHKEPLTLFCQKDSILICAKCQVQHQDHTILPIQKAIDEQKEQILSKLKQQQALVEKLKEAVACGAQELLDQASLAHQVFVTEVENFCQSLKDQAQFLVLYLEELKSAILKKKEEDDSKYSRDVTQLDVLTSAAEKMCAQLGVELLKGPSQVSVLISEAEKIQRHRQAEFCKEDETFTNWFGEEHYKENSSGDLESKCYGITELNKTLKKTFQKFKGQMATELWKARNEVLKKYEQESVYLDRDTAHTSLVLSEDQGSAWKSHESPEEMPYHPERFENRQCVLGLNGYTSGRVYWEVDVEKAKEWGAGVARKSVERKGPLDFNPDAGIWGVGLDRVGSEKRYRAFTLQGPIPLTMPKPLKKIQVYLDYDKGEVSFCNATDAETLIFTFPPAAFNGEQIYPWFWVGKGPIKICQLEPEDIELKLVEAGLIKPWDYSGISGF, encoded by the exons GCTCATCGGATGCGGGCATAACTTCTGCCACGCTTGCATCACTAAGCACTGGAAAGGCTCCATTAAGAACGTCTGCTGCCCTCGGTGCAAGAAGGGTTTCCTGAAGGCCAAGCTGCAGCAAAACGGGCCGCTGAAGAACATGGTGGAGGCAAGTCGGCAGATCACCTGGGGAAGCCTGAAAGAGTCAGCCACGTCCGAGAGCACCTGCCCTTCGCACAAGGAGCCTCTGACACTTTTCTGCCAAAAGGACAGCATCCTGATCTGTGCAAAGTGTCAGGTTCAGCATCAGGACCACACCATCCTGCCCATACAGAAGGCTATTGACGAGCAAAAG GAGCAAATTCTGAGCAAGCTGAAGCAACAACAAGCTCTGGTTGAAAAGTTAAAAGAAGCTGTGGCATGTGGTGCCCAAGAACTGCTG GATCAGGCAAGCCTTGCACACCAGGTGTTCGTGACTGAGGTCGAAAACTTCTGCCAGTCTTTGAAGGATCAGGCGCAGTTCCTGGTGCTCTACCTGGAAGAGCTGAAAAGCGCAATCttaaagaagaaggaggaagacgACAGCAAATATAGCAGGGATGTGACTCAGCTCGATGTCTTGACCAGTGCTGCAGAGAAGATGTGTGCTCAGCTAGGGGTTGAGCTCCTGAAAGGACCGTCCCAAGTCAGTGTCTTGATCAGTGAGGCAGAGAAGATACAACGTCACCGACAGGCTGAATTTTGCAAG GAAGATGAAACGTTCACCAACTG GTTTGGTGAAGAACATTATAAGGAAAACAGTTCTGGGGATCTGGAAAGCAAATGCTACGGAATCACTGAGCTAAATAAAACTTTGAAGAAGACGTTTCAGAAATTCAAAG GTCAGATGGCAACTGAGCTGTGGAAAGCCAGAAATGAAGTCCTGAAGAAATATGAACAAG AAAGTGTGTACTTGGATCGTGACACAGCACACACCTCGCTGGTCCTTTCAGAGGACCAGGGAAGCGCCTGGAAGTCGCACGAGTCGCCTGAGGAGATGCCTTATCACCCTGAGAGATTTGAGAACCGTCAGTGTGTGCTGGGCTTAAACGGATACACCTCGGGGAGAGTCTACTGGGAAGTTGATGTGGAAAAGGCGAAAGAATGGGGTGCTGGGGTGGCCAGAAAATCTGTGGAGAGGAAGGGGCCTCTGGACTTTAACCCTGATGCCGGAATCTGGGGAGTAGGCCTAGACAGAGTTGGGTCAGAAAAGCGGTACAGGGCTTTCACCCTTCAAGGTCCTATTCCCTTGACCATGCCAAAACCCCTCAAGAAGATCCAGGTGTATCTAGATTACGACAAAGGGGAGGTGTCATTTTGCAACGCCACCGATGCTGAAACCTTAATCTTTACCTTCCCTCCGGCCGCATTCAATGGAGAACAAATCTATCCCTGGTTTTGGGTTGGGAAGGGGCCCATCAAAATATGCCAGTTAGAACCAGAAGATATTGAGCTCAAACTGGTAGAGGCTGGCCTTATTAAACCCtgggattacagtggtatctctggtttttga